The proteins below are encoded in one region of Archocentrus centrarchus isolate MPI-CPG fArcCen1 chromosome 13, fArcCen1, whole genome shotgun sequence:
- the vwa7 gene encoding von Willebrand factor A domain-containing protein 7 — protein MSQGRGIWERSQRQVHPFALAYLLLLASPCMGFLPNFWSWVLTLSWESHTHQYITERTILNVTLETLRGIKKPEGNHEKEQIRLDRGFWRAVGEVVKSNAAMDFRSSTRSDPVYHFDSERIEDATVMLRQFWTNTVLSVRAKEYQSARRSLGQLFHSLQDFYSHSNWVEMGQHSIYLHLLQPEEPAVPVAKEDTPTCLECFSTTCRNNLLATLKTTQEDSQLLTTGYFSTFPPKPQGKCSHGGILDRSRYKSAKGGINKDSTSPLFSPHHYLHDKAATLATEATLTVLRDLRDTVGHRNFLKLFSVNQGPALVFVMDTTGSMFEEIYAARLRALSIIQSRANSPEQLGTFLLVPFHDPGVGPVYETDDPDQFMQHMEKLMALGGGDEPEMCLSAIQLALTHSPPLSEIFVFTDASPKDAHLFDAVKALSLEKQSKVTFLLTEDPNYTKESRGRLMRKRRSKGRLSPDRFALYSSLASLSGGLTIFTTNSDIHKVSTIVEDSTAADKVTLLHVESDQELMSVHTFRVDSSVKNVTLHLSGTMLECILTSPSDQSQSLLKEEGPLAELERFQGLYRISLFSPLQPGQWKLQAKSEGHLTFNVIGDSSVDFLYYFATVTNETHPGLARVEGNPIAGVPALLVVAVTGLASDKEASFSHATLLGAEGESLQQVKLNSSSSSIYSLEELVGLVDPVPRVPFCIQLSGQDSRGNKLERVSTEMVQPTHIQIQVLSVPHVVPGQSATVAYGIQNHGAGRLFSLTADDDCGFLQTREPRRFPVSEQESFHGQVSLHIPATAQAGATVTLTLTVHDLDSPDSDYAVAYLTVVPQDSDTSPPSCSAARIQSNCSTICNATSWSVSLAVSDIGRSGLHALQLQTGEGILTLFRSPPPSEDSLGEPDLNQQQIQRDKTTKGGYLHHQTGDPPLNVSEWVLDSSRSLWVRYTSSCCSAQAEMLVWDKAGNMKRCHLTPGQKRQLRNSSTENGQKTPTGCFFLLLGLLLFPLP, from the exons ATGTCACAGGGCAGAGGAATCTGGGAAAGAAGTCAGAGGCAGGTGCACCCGTTTGCCCTCGCTTACCTTCTTCTCCTGGCTTCACCGTGCATGGGCTTCCTGCCTAACTTTTGGTCTTGGGTGTTAACCCTGTCCTGGGAGTCGCACACTCACCAGTATATTACAGAGCGAACCATCCTAAATGTCACCCTGGAGACCCTAAGGGGAATTAAGAAACCTGAGGGAAACCATGAGAAAGAGCAG ATCAGACTAGACCGTGGATTTTGGAGAGCTGTCGGAGAGGTGGTGAAATCCAATGCAGCCATGGACTTCCGGAGCTCCACCAGGTCTGACCCAGTCTACCACTTTGATTCAGAGCGTATTGAAGACGCCACAGTCATGTTACGACAGTTCTGGACAAACACCGTGCTCTCAGTACGGGCCAAAGAATACCAAAGTGCCCGTCGTAGCTTGGGTCAGCTGTTTCATTCACTGCAG GACTTCTACAGCCACAGTAACTGGGTGGAGATGGGCCAGCACTCCATATACCTCCACTTGCTTCAGCCAGAGGAGCCTGCTGTGCCTGTAGCTAAAG AGGACACACCTACCTGTCTGGAGTGCTTCAGTACTACCTGTCGAAACAACCTTCTGGCAACACTGAAAACCACACAGGAAGACTCCCAGCTGCTCACCACTGGATATTTCAGCACTTTCCCCCCAAAACCTCAGG GTAAATGCAGTCATGGAGGTATTCTAGACAGAAGCCGCTACAAGAGTGCCAAAGGGGGCATCAACAAGGACAGCACCTCACCGCTCTTCTCCCCTCACCATTACCTCCATGACAAAGCTGCCACGTTGGCTACTGAGGCCACCCTGACTGTGCTGAGAGACCTCAGAGACACTGTGGGCCATAGAAACTTTCTCAA ACTCTTCAGTGTGAACCAGGGTCCTGCGCTGGTTTTTGTCATGGACACCACAGGTAGCATGTTTGAGGAGATCTACGCTGCTCGTCTTCGGGCTCTCTCCATCATACAGAGCCGAGCCAACAGCCCAGAGCAGCTTGGTACCTTTCTGCTGGTGCCCTTCCACGATCCAG GAGTGGGACCAGTATATGAGACTGATGATCCAGACCAGTTCATGCAGCACATGGAGAAGCTGATGGCCCTCGGAGGAGGGGATGAACCAGAGATGTGCCTTTCTGCCATCCAG CTGGCACTCACTCACAGTCCACCGCTGTCAGAGATCTTCGTTTTCACCGATGCTTCCCCTAAAGATGCCCATTTGTTCGATGCGGTAAAGGCCCTCTCGCTTGAGAAACAGAGCAAG GTGACTTTTCTTCTTACTGAAGACCCCAACTACACCAAAGAGAGCCGAGGCAGactgatgaggaagaggaggagtaaGGGCCGTTTATCCCCTGATCGTTTTGCTCTCTACTCTTCATTGGCCTCTCTGTCAGGAGGACTAACAATATTCACCACCAACTCCGACATACACAAGGTCTCTACAATAGTGGAGGACAGCACAGCAGCTGACAAG GTGACCCTCCTCCATGTGGAAAGTGACCAGGAGCTGATGTCTGTTCATACATTCAGAGTTGACAGCTCAGTAAAAAATGTCACCCTACATCTGTCTGGCACTATGTTAGAGTGTATCCTTACCAGTCCCTCAG ACCAAAGCCAGTCTCTGCTGAAGGAGGAAGGCCCCCTCGCAGAGCTGGAACGCTTTCAGGGACTGTACCGCATCAGCCTCTTTTCTCCTTTACAGCCTGGCCAGTGGAAACTCCAAGCCAAGAGTGAAGGCCACCTCACATTCAATGTTATAG GTGACAGCAGTGTcgacttcctgtattattttgcaaCTGTAACCAATGAGACTCACCCAGGTCTGGCCAGAGTGGAGGGTAATCCCATTGCAG GTGTTCCTGCCTTACTGGTGGTGGCTGTTACAGGCCTGGCTTCAGATAAGGAGGCATCATTTAGTCATGCAACACTGCTGGGGGCTGAAGGGGAGAGTCTTCAGCAGGTGAAGCTgaactcctcctcttcatccatCTATTCTTTGGAGGAGCTGGTAGGCTTGGTGGACCCTGTCCCCAGAGTCCCCTtctgcattcagctttcaggccagGACAGCAGAGGAAACAAACTGGAGAGGGTTTCCACAGAGATGGTGCAGCCCACTCACATTCAGATACAG GTGCTTTCTGTTCCCCACGTCGTGCCTGGTCAGAGTGCAACGGTGGCCTATGGCATCCAAAACCACGGTGCGGGACGACTCTTTAGTTTGACAGCTGATGACGACTGTGGATTTCTTCAGACGAGAGAGCCGCGCAG GTTCCCTGTATCAGAACAAGAGTCTTTCCATGGCCAGGTGTCCCTCCACATTCCTGCCACAGCTCAGGCAGGGGCGACAGTCACTCTTACACTCACCGTACACGATCTCGATTCTCCTGACTCCGATTATGCAGTGGCCTATTTGACTGTGGTCCCCCAG GATTCAGATACATCCCCACCATCCTGCTCAGCTGCACGAATCCAGTCTAACTGTTCTACAATTTGTAATGCAACTAGCTGGAGTGTGTCTCTGGCTGTTTCAGACATTGGTCGCTCTGGCCTTCATGCTCTCCAGCTGCAGACGGGTGAAggaattctgactttattccGCAGTCCTCCACCTTCAGAGGACAGTCTTGGAGAACCTGACCTCAACCAGCAACAGATACAGAGGGACAAAACTACAAAGGGGGGCTACCTCCATCACCAGACTGGAGACCCCCCTTTGAATGTTTCTGAATGGGTGCTAGATTCATCTCGGTCACTGTGGGTGAGGTATACATCCAGCTGTTGTTCTGCTCAGGCAGAGATGTTAGTTTGGGACAAAGCTGGAAATATGAAACGCTGCCATCTAACACCTGGTCAGAAGCGGCAGCTACGAAACAGCAGTACAGAAAATGGACAGAAAACGCCCACAGGCTGCTTTTTCTTGTTGTTAGgactgctgctgtttcctctgcCTTAG